A single genomic interval of Lathyrus oleraceus cultivar Zhongwan6 chromosome 7, CAAS_Psat_ZW6_1.0, whole genome shotgun sequence harbors:
- the LOC127102879 gene encoding uncharacterized protein LOC127102879 produces MAGRNAGRNDEALVAAMQAMAQAFQNPPNADENVGSRSLATFQRENPPTFLGRYDPEGALAWLKEIERIFRVMDCTFVQKIRYGTHKLSGEADDWWVDTRLRLETAGEEITWEGFRREFLRKYYPEDVRGKKEIEFLELKQGNLSITEYAAKFTESAKLYPHYDGANAEFSKCIKFENGLRLEIKKAVGYQKIRVFADLIDSCRIFEEDNNAHYKILSEKRGRGQHSRGKPYETPVGKGKQKVIPG; encoded by the coding sequence ATGGCCGGAAGAAACGCTGGGAGGAATGATGAGGCTCTTGTTGCAGCTATGCAGGCAATGGCTCAGGCGTTCCAGAACCCACCCAATGCTGACGAGAACGTGGGGTCTCGTAGTCTGGCGACGTTTCAGAGGGAGAACCCGCCTACTTTTCTGGGTAGGTATGATCCTGAAGGAGCCTTGGcttggttgaaggagattgaaagaatcttcagagtgaTGGATTGCACTTTTGTGCAAAAGATCCGTTATGGAACTCATAAGCTGTCAGGTGAAGCCGATGATTGGTGGGTGGACACTCGTCTAAGGTTGGAAACTGCGGGCGAGGAGATTACTTGGGAAGGGTTTCGTAGagaatttctgaggaagtattatccagaAGATGTGCGAGGAAAGAAAGAGATTGAATTCCTCGAGTTGAAGCAAGGGAACTTGTCAATcacggagtatgctgctaagttcactgAATCGGctaagttatatcctcactatGATGGAGCCAATGCCGAATTCTCtaagtgcatcaagtttgaaaatggattgcgTCTGGAAATTAAGAAAGCTGTGGGATATCAAAAGATTCGCGTCTTTGCAGATCTGATTGATAGTTGTAGAATCTTTGAAGAGGACAACAATGCACACTATAAGATCTTGTCTGAGAAGAGAGGAAGGGGCCAACACAGCCGTGGTAAGCCATATGAAACTCCGGTTGGAAAAGGGAAACAGAAAGTGATTCCGGGTTGA